Genomic window (Neurospora crassa OR74A linkage group VI, whole genome shotgun sequence):
TGGTCGTCGTAGGAGGCATTGCGAACGGCTCGCCCGTCGTAGACGTTGTGCCAGATTGTGTTGCAGTTGATTTGGTCGTGGAAATGGGATCTATGATCTGGTTGTcaggaggctgctgctggtgtgCAGTTCAGGGTTAAAAGGGTATGACTAACTTGACGGTGTTGAGACCACCATCGTTTGTCTCGAGGATGACCTTCCTGCGGAACTCGGGGGTGGAAGCTTCGACTGCTACGGTGAACTGAAAGGGAGGCTTGTCAGTACTTCTTTTCCCATCcagaaggagggggaaaagggggggggagggatcTGGAGAAGAACTTACCCTAGTACCCAATACCACACCCTCGGCGCCTATTAATCAATTTAACCAGGTAGTTAGCACATCGTCACCCATCTCGTCATATTCACCCACCACTTATCCTCATCCATTTCACTTCACTTCCCCAGAGAGAAcacagaaaagaaaactcaCCTAGACCCAGCGCCCCTACAACCCCCCTCCCATCCGCCACACCTCCCGCcgccacaaccaccacctctcgTTCCTTGAACTCTCTATCAAGCATATCCCTAACCTCCGGTACCAAACTCACAATCCCACTCCCTGTAGCAAGCTGATGCCCTCCCGCATCGATCCCTTGCGCAACAATCACATCTGCCCCATCTGCCGCCGCCTTCCTTGCATCTTTCACCGTGCCTACTTGAAAGAATACCACGAACCCCGAAGCGTGAAGGGCCTCGATGATTTGCTTTGCTGTTCCCTTTGCGCCAGGCTCGGAAGAGGCCTCGAAATCCGGGTCGTTGGCGAAGAGCCAGACTGCTTGCGGGGAGTGTTCGATCAGGATGGGCAGGACGGTGTCGGTTACGTAGGGAACGGAGATGGTGTGGGTTAAAATGAGGCCGACGCCAATGCCGGGGAGAGGGGTGAGGGGGCGGTCGGTAAGACCGAGGCGGCTGCGGGCGGAGGCGAGTTCGGTAGAGAGGGCGGTTAGGTGGGAGGAGCCGGGGCGGAAGTCGGAGCCGCCGGCGACAAAGCCTGGAAAAGGTTGCGCGGTGGTGTTAGTGCTGGGGGGTGTTGTAGATGAGATGGGTGAGTGGTAATGAGAGAAGGGGAGACGAACCAATACCGCCGGCCTTGGATACCTCGGCCGCAAGAGTGCCGTTGGCGATGAGATACATGGGGGCGCTGATGATGACGGGGttcttggtggtggggaACCAGGAGTTCAGCTTCGTGAGGGCCGCTTGGGCAgattcctccttcttgctgcTGTGGCCTGGGAAGTGCATGTTTATTGGTATATCTTGTTGATTCTGATTTCAAGTGtctttggtgttgttgttatgGTTGGTGAATGATTGTGAGGTGAGGTGCGGGGTGACGGTAtgcttatataaatactccAACTCGGCGATGAGGTTCTCCGCGGAGGTTGTACTTACACCACAACTCAAAGTGGAGAAGGGTCACTCTTATATACGACAACAGCCGATCGCGTTCCGGTGGCTATGTTGAGTAACTTGCGACTTTCTCGAAAACTTGCTGTATTCCTGAACGATTTCCTGATTGGGATGTTTGGTATGGGTCCGGACATGGGGTGAATTACCGAGGAGAATAGGTAGGTGATTCACACTTGCACCGTTCCTTTCCCCACAAGGTCCCTCGGTCAAATAGTTGAACATTGACAGATGAAATCTGAACttgggaagaaagggaagcaTGAGATCAGACACCCTGAGTATATATTATGTGTCTCTAGGATGAGGCGGCAATGCCATTCAATCGAAAAGTCGCGGTCATAGGTGAATGTATAGTAAGTACTGTCTGTTTTTGGATCAGTCATCAATATGATCTATCGCTAGATGACGTTGTGGGTCTGGTAGCCCCAATCCGCTGTCTGTCTATTCAATGTTGCCCTTTGAGCTACCCAAGGCCTTTGAACAGAGCTGTGTGCAACACATGAGTTGCTGTCAATCGTTATCAAGAGCTTCAAGGCTCCCGTATCCCTTTGGCCCTTGGCATGGGCAACATACTCTCACCTGCATGACCGCATAAGCATTGGCAGCCATCAGGGCGCCTTTCCCACCATCAAGACCAACAATATCGCATTGCCGACGCACGCCACTACAAATGTCACCCACACCGCAATCTCTCCTATCATCGAAGGTGCTTGAAACTCGTGCCTCGAATTCCACATGCACAACGCAGCGACTGCCGTGCCCAGCGAGGTGACGATCCCGACTGTCACGCCAGCATCTACCTCCATTCTCATCTTGTGGCGGCCCGTCATAATCAACATTGTCGCAATACCCATCAGCACAAACGTGACCAGGTAGCAGCCCCAAGTGCCCCAAAACAACGTTTCGTCGCGATGGCGTGCAATGCGTTGTTGTTCTAGGCTTCGGTAGCCCGACTCCGGAAACTCCTCAGAAGACGCATAGCCGTAAGAGCCTCTTCTCTCGGCGCGCCAACGACCACGGCTGAAGCTGTGTGGAGGCGAGTTTGTGAAGCGATCGCTGACGTTGTCATCGTCGATGTCGGTGTCGATGGGGGCAACGCCAGGAGGGTATGTAAAATAGCTGGGCGGCGCGAGGGTCGCGCCGTACCGGTCGGTCGACTGGGTTTGCGAGGATCCTAGTAGAGGCTGCTGTTCTGTACTTTCGTTTGCGCGTTGGTCTGGTGTTGATTCCTGACCACGCCCCATGATTTTCTTCATCGGCGACGAGATCCAGTTCATTATGCTGCTTACACCAGGGAATTTCATCTCTTCATCCGGGTTGATATAGATGGCATATTCATCGCAACGGTCGTCGCCGGCTTCGCTGCCGTGGTCATATTCGTTCCAATATCCTGTCGGGGCATCATCCTCGGGAACAATGGTCACGTTAGGCACGAGTCGGTGTTCCCCAGCGCTGGCCGGGCGGGTGGGCGTGGCGGGCTGGGTAGGTGGAGAGGAACTGCCACTACGACTCGAATCTCTCGGCGAGGCAGAGCGTATCGTCTGTAGCAGGTTTTCGTATTGTGATTGAAGCCGGGAGAAGTCACGCTTGGTGAAGCTTTTGGGGTTCGCCAGGATGGTTTCCCTGAACCGCGAGCCGAGAGTCGCCGAGCCCGTCCATTTCCGGTACTTCTTTAGAATCTTGCGAAAGGCAACGGTGTGTGCATTGACAAAGCGTTGGAGGGCCTGGATCTCGTCACCGCATTGTAGCAATTCTTGTTCGTATCTTGCAAATTGGCGCTGTCTTTTGGTCGAAGTGCGCGTTCTCGTAGAGGCAGCGCATCGGACAATATGGGCGTGTATTTGATTGGACAAGTGTTCTGGCGACGTGTGTCAAGATGTTAGTAATACGCGGCCGGAGTTGGGAGAATAGAGTGGCAGCGAGACGAGGTAAACATACGAAGACGGCGCGCTATTTCGTCCGCTTTGCTTGATACAAACAGATCGACACGATCATGTTGTCGGCAAAGCTCGTCGTAGAGGTCGTCTTCAAACTTTGAGAGTGCGGCGGCTTGGTGGCCTGGAATGGCAATCGCGGTTCCCTGAGACCTGGTGGTGTGCGCCTTGATGTAGTGTTTTAGCGAGTTGTAGTCGATGTTATCTGCTCGGTTGAGGTAAAGATCAGCAGGCATTCGTTGGTGAGATGTGGCACAGTCATCGGCAAAACCGGCGGAACAAGACGGGGAAAGACATACGGATTCGCCATTGGGGGACAGACTCCCTGTCAAACTGCTCCCCAAACTTCATTCCTGGTAGATGTGGTGGGCTGTAGTGGTGGTTGTACGGGTGTAGAGATTGGCACTTGTAATGCACGTATTGCAAGAAATGTCCTTTCACAACGTCGTCGAATCCCGTCTTGGGAGAGGTTACACCCGGTGGCGTCGATGTACGAAATAAACCGGTCTGCTGGGACTTTGATGGTCTGTACCGCTCCAAAaacctgcttcttctttgtgCCTTTGTTTTGGTTCAAGTCGACGCCAAAGGCAGTGCAAAAAAGGCCGGAATGAATCTGTAATGACGATGTTGTTGGAGGGAGGCAAGCGGTTATATGCACAGATAAGagaggtagtgtacaacTGTCTGTCGGGAACCCGCACCAGCGTCTCTTGCACCAACGGCACTGTGGCTATGACGAAAGTGTGGGATAAAAGCTTTGATCGCTGGCGGAGACGGTCTGGGGGAATGGGGACTGGACAGCCCAGGGTGTTGACTGTCTGAGGTCGTGATAAGGACGACCGGGGGACCGTGTGGGCTTGGAGAAGACGGTGAAGTTTCAACCGAGCGATCAACACAAACACTTCAGATTCGTTTCGGATGGCTGGAGACGGAGCGTCGCTAGACTTAGTTGGTAGAGTGGTCTAGAATGGCTGGCCAACGGTTGACTGCCGTCATTTGCGCTTAGTCTTTAGTGTGAACGTCGACCGAAGGCTGCAAGGAACTGGCGGGGAGAAAAGTGAAAGGAGACaaagacgacgaagatggcagagaagaaaggaagaaacgAAGTGTAGTAGTGTATGTGACGACAGGCCGAGCCGAAGTGAATCTGAAGAGCCATCAAATCTGAGACAAGCAGAGAGACAACTTGATAACTAAGTAAGCTGGAGTCACAGGCTTTTGAGAAAGCCAAGGAATCAAAATCAAGAAGGTCCTGTCCATCCAATGCGAACGAGAGGAACCACCTTCCACTCGACCTTTCTCAGTGGGTAAGTGGGTCTTTCTGCCAGGACCCAATGCAGCCCGGTCCGGGTCCCTCCAGGGCAGGGAAATCTTTGGTGGAACCTCGAGGTTTCCTGTGGGCtctttacactacactacgacGTAGCAGAAGTGGAGATGGAACCAACTGAGTTTGTGGTGTCCATCCTCTGCAACCATGTCCGTCAATgaggttttctttttgttggtTATCTTCAGGAACTTGCTTCAGTTCCTGGCCTCCCGTCTTTACCGTCCCGGAATATGGTTTTTGATTGGCACGGTTCCTTAATAGTTCCACCCTGGTCTAGAATCATCGGCCCTGTCATAGTTCAGTAAGCAGGCACGTGCTTGGGGCTGCCCGTGTCGTTGCCCGGGAAGCTACCCTCGGGAACGGTTATGGTAGACCTGCAATCTCTCCCCTTCTTTGTTCGGCTAAAAGGCACGCGACCAAGTGTTCTGTGTGTTTACCTTATCCACAAGCGAGCGTTTGTCGAGGATGAGTCTGGGCTATCACCAACTCGTTTATTATTGATCTACAAATTCATGCTAAAAGTTTTGTTAGCGCGAGACGTACAACGTCTTCAAACGAGGAAGAGAATCACTGACTATGGCGCTGCTATTGGTCTAGAAACACGCCAAAACCCGACCCGGATAAAGCGACTGTGCTCGATTCCATATGGCCTGTGTGGGTCCCATACAAATCGACAGCCAAGCTCAGCCAAGACCCAAAGCTTGGCATCTGTCGCGCCAACTTTCGCGACCGCAAGTCACCACCAAAGTCACCACCAAATGTCATTATCTTAACAACGATAATAAGAACTTAAAACCACCTTTTTTTAAAGCGTTGGACTTTCATTCACACGCAGGGGCCTCTCACCGGCCCCCTACACCCCCGGAACTAACCCTAACGCCTAACCCTAACCACTAACCCTAACCACTAATCTAGGTTACCGGGAGGTGACATGTGCCTTGGCCCACACAGGCTGTTTGGAATCGCGCACAGTCGCTTTATCCGGGTCGGCCAAAACCACCTCCAGGGTAACAACGATTGATCGTCCTCCACCAGGTTCCCCATACACACCCATTATGGTTGCGTAACTGGCTCGTCCaggacaaaaagaaaaacatgGTCTCCAGAACATGATGTCAACGGCATATTGACAAAACACCTACGAGTTTGTAAGGCTGTAGACACTTGTTGAGAACCATAAATGACCATGAAGACGAATAAAAGAGGTAAAATTAACGAGAGGAAATGTCATGATTCTGGTCTGGGCCGGCTGCAGTCTCTTTCATTTTGTCTCGACCgaggttaggtaggtacggtaCTCAAGCATTTGCACCGTGGTCCTACCAAGAGAAAACGATCGAGTTGCCACTGGTACAGCTGCAAGACGGCTCCCAACAGCATAGATGGGGTGGGGCGACGGACAGGTGCTCTTGACAAGTCGTGTTGTGAAGACCTGTTGTGGGATGCAGTTTCTCCTCTCACCCTCACATAGAGCCTGCCAGAAGGGAGGCGGATATggaaaatagaaaagaatGAATCGGCCCGTCCGGATTTTCACAAGGAGATCTCCTTCGCTTGACAAATTAGGTAACATCCGGCAACTCAAAAGTATTTCCCGTCCCTCCATCTCGACGTATCTTCCAGCTCTGTAACCAAACAGTGTGCGATTGGCAGTTACATAGTGTGAGCCAACCGAAACTTCTCTCGCGACCTCCTGTACGACTTTGGAAATGTTGCCGTTAACTTGGCCATTCtactctaggtaggtagcagaGATAGATGGTGTGATGCGATTGGACCGAGCAACGCCACTTAGCGATCAAGTTCATGTGTCGTACTATACAGGAGGCCACTGACACTTGATGGGATCCTCGCCGTTCACGACAGCAAGTTAGTGGTTACATAGCAAACATCTTCACCGTGAGGTTCACAGTTATTTCCCGGCGAACATGAAAAAGAGGTCATATTGAGAGCACGCAACGCACGACCATAGAGGCTGGGATCACCAAAGCCACCATCGCCCTCACATTGACCTCGGCAACCGCTAAAGAACATGATACAATTCCCTGGCCTGGGATACGAAGGTCTTGAGTATCACTCGCAGCTCGGCTCGGCGGGACACTCTCCCGCGAGTTGCATTCAATGAAGGCTTAGACGGTCCAGACCCTAATGCAGCACGTCAACGCTGCTGTCGTATTTTGAAAGAATACCTCATGGTCCGTCAAAATTCTCACGGGCGATACCATATGCATAGGGATGTGGCTTGTGAAGGAACTTCAACAAGTGTTATGACTTGCAGCATCTTTCCCCGAAGGTGCGCAAATAACACCCTTACATTTCTACTATGTAATAAGAGCTTTCTCTGCACGTTATCCAGACCATGAAGAAGAGCCGGCTGGGTAAGtagcctacctctacagaaAATAGTCCATCAACGTCTGTCGCAGAGATCTCATTACGATGTTGAAAAGAACACGAGAAGCATACTGTAATGTAGCTAGTATGAGGCAAACCTAGCGCTCTTCCTCAATGGGGTTAATCGTTGGTTTAACATTTTACAGTTCTTGCAcaatttaattaccttttaCCGTTTGACAAGAAACTTCCAGTTACGACGAAAGTGAAGCGGCGAAAGATACAATAGACTATGTACGAGCTGATGGGATTGATAGGGTAGTCTGGAATTTTAGATAAGGAAGTGCTGATAACAAGCTAGGTGCCTGTGTCGAAACGGCGACTTCACCTATCCAACAGCACTGGAGATCGTTGCGTGATTGCTTACTGAGTTTCCAGTAACTTCAGAGTAACTCGCTAGCGTatgctatatttaaaaaaaggTCATTGTGAATTCATCCCCTCTCTCAAGCTTGATGTCGAGCATCTCCTTTGAGACTGCATGCACTTTgtggtttgtttacttgacATTGTCATCCGATTATAAGTGTTAAGGCAACCTCGTCTTATAGCGGTGCACCGCCCTGAAGCTTAACAACAAGAGAAGTGGGACCTACTTCCATTTCCAGAGAGCAGAATCACCCATCATTGGTCAATTCACAGCCAGCCCCATAAGCTGGTGCGGGGACGCCTGCCTCCACGCTTCGCCGTTTCCTGGACCTTGGAGAGCGCTATGGCAGAAAAAATTTTGGTCCATCAATATCGCCGGCTGGCAACCAAACATCGTCAGGTCgaacttttttttgttttggtaCGGGCAACGGCAAACACCGACGCCCTGCCATTTCTTAGTCAAGCGTCCATATTGAACCCTCAAGTCAGACACTTGTATGACAAGGCCAGCCTCGATACCCTAGCCTTGATTGATCTTCTTACAGCATTAGTCCAACCCTACCTAAAAAACAGACATGGCAGCTGGCAGCATAACCTCTTCCGTAACCTCGACATCCCAAACAATCACCCACGACCCCTCCACACACAACAGCGTCATGGCCGCTACCCTCGCCGCATCGTCGAGCGGCAGCACCTCTCCTTCGACAATTGCCAACAACCCCGTCGtcgcctccttcctctcggcCCTGGCCGACGAGTCCAACCGCCACGTCTTCCTGCAGCCGCCCTCGACCCTTCCCGCCGGATCCCTCCTGCTCGCCAAGGAGACCCTCGACGCGCTCGCCTCGCAGGTCAGTGACCACCAGCAGGCAAAGCTGAAAGAGATCGCGGCCACCATCGGTGGAAAGAAGCGCAAGCGTGAGGCTGGCTATGACAAGAATGCCGTGCTCAAGATTCGCAAGCTGCACGTCGACGACGGCTTCGAGACGGAGCAGATTTGGCAGCAGGCCAAGAAGATCATTGCCAGCGCCACAAAGGAGGCTGGCGATGTGCtgaaggagctggaggagaacGGGATTGTGGGCACCGGCGAGGAACAAGAGAAGACCATTGAGTTTGGAGAGGATGGGTTTGAGCTTGGTtctgatgaggaggaggaggacgatgaggaggatgctgATAGCGAATCTGGTTCTGGCtctgaaggagaagaggatgaggaggatgacgaagaagaattagaaggagaagagggcagccagatcgacgacgatgaagaaATCGAGATCGATGGCGAAGAGGTTGAATTCTCGGacgaagatggagaaggagagtttgatgaggaggaggaggaagaagaagaagaagaagaagaagaagaagaggaagaggatgcgCCAGAACTTGTCGAGGATCCCAACGGCCTCAACGACGGCTTCTTCTCAATAGACGACTTCAACCGGCAGACACAGTTGTGGGAGGACGCGGATGC
Coding sequences:
- the npd-1 gene encoding FMN-dependent 2-nitropropane dioxygenase, encoding MHFPGHSSKKEESAQAALTKLNSWFPTTKNPVIISAPMYLIANGTLAAEVSKAGGIGFVAGGSDFRPGSSHLTALSTELASARSRLGLTDRPLTPLPGIGVGLILTHTISVPYVTDTVLPILIEHSPQAVWLFANDPDFEASSEPGAKGTAKQIIEALHASGFVVFFQVGTVKDARKAAADGADVIVAQGIDAGGHQLATGSGIVSLVPEVRDMLDREFKEREVVVVAAGGVADGRGVVGALGLGAEGVVLGTRFTVAVEASTPEFRRKVILETNDGGLNTVKSHFHDQINCNTIWHNVYDGRAVRNASYDDHAAGVPFEENHKKFKEAASSGDNSRAVTWSGTAVGLIKDQRPAGDIVRELREEAKERIKKIQAFAA